One Sporomusaceae bacterium ACPt DNA window includes the following coding sequences:
- the rhaS_1 gene encoding HTH-type transcriptional activator RhaS codes for MYKMIIADDEPSVRQYIRYIVKRHNLPFEICGEAADGQEAVQLADLYQPEFVFLDISMPRMSGLDAAEIIRKKYPQTVIYILTAYSQFDYAHKAIRTQVADYLLKPIRPALVVDTLKQGINHVLQQRLEKQRTERMTTQIKKTKPLIIKQRMFELLKGDGNNEDMLLRRLTKTENFRPAAVMAAAVWGDIDTPERANLAERLVWEFSSRFSGRMVTASMGGETAGILRELSHNLCCELKLLIDDWQQRYHVSLSAGVSPVSNNRQISAAYRDADEIRRTAVFWRKKGLFFAGDVVKNSQAILCGNAIFKQIRNFLMERQSAKAKLIVTQFFSDIGQQMYSATDVYGTVDEIINHLINEYAEHIISAEDAVLLRKTFAAKLDAVQSGCDLERCLCSLIDKLAGIISLNEQNQAEQSVKWAVEYINQNYNQNLTLDNIAEKLFLSSGYFCRIFKKFTGEGFAAYITKVRLNKAKDLLLSGKYTVAEAARLVGFNDSSYFSCVFKRHFNMAPSKLIETRETGQ; via the coding sequence ATGTATAAAATGATTATTGCGGATGATGAACCTTCGGTGCGTCAGTATATACGTTATATTGTCAAACGGCATAACTTACCTTTTGAAATCTGTGGTGAGGCTGCCGATGGCCAAGAGGCAGTGCAATTGGCTGATTTATATCAGCCGGAATTTGTATTTCTCGATATTAGCATGCCGCGCATGAGCGGTCTTGATGCTGCTGAAATCATTAGAAAGAAATATCCCCAAACGGTTATTTATATATTAACAGCGTACAGCCAATTTGATTATGCCCATAAAGCAATCAGAACTCAGGTGGCCGATTATTTATTAAAGCCGATACGTCCGGCGTTAGTTGTCGATACCCTTAAACAAGGCATTAATCATGTGTTACAGCAACGACTGGAAAAACAGCGTACCGAACGAATGACTACTCAAATCAAAAAAACCAAACCTCTTATTATTAAGCAAAGAATGTTTGAATTGTTAAAGGGTGACGGCAATAACGAAGATATGCTGCTGCGGCGTTTGACAAAAACAGAGAATTTTCGTCCTGCCGCGGTTATGGCGGCTGCCGTTTGGGGAGACATAGATACGCCGGAGCGGGCCAACCTTGCGGAACGCTTAGTCTGGGAGTTTAGCAGCCGGTTCAGCGGGCGAATGGTAACAGCTTCCATGGGAGGCGAGACCGCCGGTATTTTACGGGAGCTGAGCCACAATTTGTGTTGTGAATTGAAGCTTCTGATTGATGACTGGCAGCAGCGCTATCATGTTTCCCTGAGTGCCGGGGTAAGCCCGGTAAGTAACAATAGGCAAATTTCCGCGGCGTATAGGGATGCTGACGAAATAAGGAGAACAGCTGTATTTTGGCGGAAGAAGGGGCTTTTTTTCGCCGGTGATGTCGTCAAGAACAGTCAGGCAATATTATGTGGTAATGCCATATTTAAACAAATACGCAACTTTTTGATGGAGCGGCAATCTGCCAAAGCAAAGCTGATTGTAACGCAATTTTTCAGCGATATCGGCCAGCAGATGTATTCAGCTACAGATGTTTATGGTACGGTGGACGAAATTATCAATCATTTGATCAATGAGTATGCTGAACACATAATTTCCGCCGAGGATGCTGTGTTGCTGAGAAAAACATTTGCTGCCAAACTGGATGCTGTTCAAAGCGGCTGTGATCTGGAACGGTGTTTGTGTAGTCTGATTGATAAACTGGCTGGGATAATCAGTTTGAATGAGCAAAATCAGGCTGAACAGTCGGTAAAATGGGCTGTGGAATATATCAATCAAAATTATAATCAGAATCTTACCCTGGATAACATTGCCGAGAAGTTATTTTTGAGCAGCGGCTATTTCTGCCGGATATTTAAGAAATTTACCGGTGAAGGTTTTGCAGCCTATATAACCAAAGTGCGACTGAATAAGGCGAAGGATCTGTTGCTCAGCGGTAAATATACTGTTGCCGAAGCAGCGCGCCTAGTCGGCTTTAATGATTCAAGCTATTTCAGCTGTGTGTTCAAACGGCATTTTAATATGGCTCCCAGTAAATTGATCGAGACTCGGGAGACAGGACAATAA